In one window of Thiobacillus sp. DNA:
- a CDS encoding cupredoxin family protein gives MNKWPTFLALAWALVWTCPPAYAHGGAKHETAPIIKEQKSWGIAGDPVAVTRTVTLRMTDNMRFTPDLVRVKQGETVRFVLHNEGVMLHEMVIGTRAVLQEHAALMRKFPEMEHDEPYMAHVDPGKTGEILWRFNRAGDFEFACLIPGHYEGGMRGRILVRK, from the coding sequence ATGAATAAATGGCCAACCTTTCTCGCCCTGGCATGGGCCCTGGTCTGGACCTGCCCCCCCGCCTACGCCCATGGTGGCGCCAAGCACGAGACGGCCCCCATCATCAAGGAGCAAAAGTCCTGGGGCATCGCCGGCGACCCGGTTGCCGTCACCCGTACGGTGACGCTGCGCATGACCGACAACATGCGTTTCACCCCCGATCTGGTACGGGTGAAGCAGGGCGAAACCGTTCGCTTCGTGCTTCATAACGAGGGCGTCATGCTGCACGAGATGGTCATCGGCACCCGCGCCGTGCTCCAGGAACATGCGGCCCTGATGCGCAAGTTCCCAGAGATGGAACACGACGAGCCCTATATGGCCCATGTGGACCCGGGCAAGACCGGCGAGATCCTCTGGCGCTTCAACCGTGCCGGCGATTTCGAGTTCGCCTGTCTCATCCCGGGCCATTATGAGGGCGGCATGCGCGGCCGCATCCTGGTTCGAAAATGA
- a CDS encoding DUF411 domain-containing protein, translating into MKTLLLTMFLLAGFSTTAWSAPDLPVIDVYKSPSCGCCTKWISHLEASGFRVRAHDTDDVVSHKYRLGVPPGHGSCHTAEVAGYVVEGHVPARDIKRLLLEKPKARGLVVPAMPIGSPGMEMGSRRDRYEVLLVDRRGGTRTYARY; encoded by the coding sequence ATGAAAACCCTCCTGCTCACCATGTTCCTACTGGCCGGATTCAGTACAACGGCTTGGTCAGCACCTGATCTCCCGGTCATCGACGTCTACAAGAGCCCCAGCTGTGGGTGCTGCACGAAATGGATCAGCCATCTTGAGGCCAGCGGCTTCCGAGTGCGGGCCCATGACACCGACGACGTGGTAAGCCACAAGTACCGCCTGGGCGTGCCCCCCGGCCATGGCTCCTGCCACACCGCCGAGGTGGCCGGCTATGTGGTGGAAGGCCACGTGCCGGCGCGGGACATCAAACGCCTGCTGCTGGAAAAACCCAAGGCCCGGGGCCTGGTGGTGCCCGCCATGCCCATCGGCTCCCCCGGCATGGAGATGGGTAGCCGCCGGGACCGCTACGAAGTCCTCCTGGTGGACCGGCGGGGCGGCACCCGCACCTACGCCCGTTACTGA
- a CDS encoding trypsin-like peptidase domain-containing protein, whose product MPRGRTLLLSLFAMLRSMVASAGEPDWTTRVHQLVVTRTDGVTELGSAVPLAANRMVTNCHVLRDAAHIEVKLDGLTRQATADLHDAYRDLCFLTVPGQHTEAMPMIDVGETRVGLDVVAVGYPEGQFAVSPGRIVGLHHCECDGGKVIQTSARFERGASGGGLFDLQGRLVGILTFKAKAGGNFHFALPVGWLRHVAMEGLQPISGAKSFWENPGRESGYFLAACDLGAQKKWSALKPLAQEWVQLEPNNPESWMALGRAHRGLEQAEQAAEAFQHVLMLDSTHAEAKWALQQLEFDLGRSLAVPDSL is encoded by the coding sequence ATGCCGAGAGGTCGGACCCTACTGCTGTCGCTCTTCGCCATGCTGCGGTCGATGGTTGCATCGGCGGGCGAGCCGGATTGGACCACACGGGTCCATCAATTGGTGGTGACGCGCACGGACGGGGTGACGGAACTGGGCTCCGCCGTGCCCCTCGCCGCCAACCGCATGGTGACGAACTGCCACGTCTTGCGGGATGCCGCGCATATCGAGGTGAAGTTGGATGGTCTCACCAGGCAGGCGACCGCCGACCTGCACGATGCCTACCGGGATTTGTGTTTCCTGACCGTGCCTGGACAGCATACCGAGGCGATGCCCATGATTGACGTGGGGGAAACCCGGGTGGGCTTGGACGTGGTGGCGGTAGGCTATCCGGAGGGGCAGTTCGCCGTCAGCCCTGGCAGGATCGTCGGACTGCACCATTGCGAGTGCGACGGTGGCAAGGTCATTCAGACTTCGGCCCGCTTCGAGCGGGGTGCCAGTGGCGGCGGCCTGTTCGATCTCCAGGGCCGCTTGGTGGGCATCCTCACCTTCAAGGCCAAGGCCGGTGGCAATTTCCACTTCGCCTTGCCGGTAGGATGGCTGCGACACGTGGCCATGGAGGGATTGCAACCGATTTCCGGTGCAAAGAGCTTCTGGGAGAACCCGGGCCGGGAAAGCGGTTACTTCCTGGCGGCTTGCGACCTGGGGGCCCAGAAGAAATGGTCTGCCCTCAAGCCTCTGGCCCAGGAATGGGTCCAGCTGGAACCCAACAACCCGGAGTCCTGGATGGCCCTGGGGAGGGCTCACCGGGGCCTTGAACAGGCCGAACAGGCCGCGGAGGCCTTCCAGCATGTGCTGATGCTGGACTCCACCCACGCCGAGGCTAAGTGGGCCCTGCAGCAACTGGAATTCGATCTGGGGCGCAGCCTGGCGGTGCCGGACAGCCTTTGA
- a CDS encoding heavy metal sensor histidine kinase produces the protein MKPLSLTARISLLFAVAVSMVLLAAGMYLARAVEMHFVESDRHELEGKLELIRHLLERARLPGDMDRLPGQLDDALVGHHGLAVAVMNGGGAVWYITSGSGIHQDLLDARTCGDGPLELACLPHGLWQWRVGDRDYRGRVVPMTTGDGEIHRVAVSLDIRHHEVFMARFRLTLALAMTLAALATAGLGWYATHRGLGALRQFSGLAAGISAERLTTRLPEAGIPPELRDLARSFNAMLARLDDSFRRLSEFSSDIAHELRTPISNLMTQTQVALSRAREPEAYQEVLQSSTEEYERLGRMIGDMLFLAKADNDQLTLSREAVDLEMEARALIEFHGIVAEEKGVGLRLEGAGLVSGDRLMLRRALSNLLSNGTRHCPVGGEVAIRVGGGPGETVIAVENPGAIPPDRLPRLFDRFYTGDPARQAGAGGVGLGLAIARSIVQVHGGTLTAHSEGGVTRFEIRLPTPA, from the coding sequence GTGAAACCCCTGTCCCTCACCGCCCGCATCAGCCTGCTGTTCGCCGTGGCGGTCAGCATGGTGCTGCTGGCGGCGGGCATGTATCTGGCCCGGGCGGTGGAGATGCATTTCGTCGAGAGCGACCGGCACGAGCTGGAGGGCAAGCTGGAACTCATCCGCCACCTGCTGGAACGGGCCCGCTTGCCGGGGGACATGGATCGCCTGCCCGGCCAGTTGGACGACGCCCTGGTGGGGCACCACGGCCTGGCGGTGGCGGTGATGAACGGGGGAGGGGCCGTCTGGTACATCACCTCGGGCAGCGGCATCCACCAGGATCTGCTGGATGCACGTACCTGCGGGGATGGTCCCCTGGAACTGGCATGCCTGCCCCATGGCCTCTGGCAATGGCGGGTGGGGGACCGGGACTACCGGGGCAGGGTGGTGCCCATGACCACGGGTGACGGCGAGATCCACCGGGTGGCGGTATCCCTGGACATCCGGCACCACGAGGTGTTCATGGCACGGTTCCGCCTCACCCTGGCCCTGGCCATGACCCTGGCCGCCCTGGCCACCGCCGGCCTGGGCTGGTACGCCACCCATCGCGGCCTGGGCGCCCTGCGGCAATTCAGCGGCCTGGCGGCGGGGATTTCCGCCGAGCGCCTCACCACCCGCCTGCCCGAGGCGGGCATCCCGCCCGAACTGCGGGACCTGGCCCGGTCCTTCAACGCCATGCTGGCCCGTCTGGACGATTCATTCCGGCGCCTGTCGGAGTTTTCCTCGGACATCGCCCATGAGTTGCGCACCCCCATCTCCAACCTGATGACCCAGACCCAGGTGGCCCTGAGCCGGGCGCGGGAACCGGAGGCATACCAGGAGGTGCTCCAGTCCAGCACCGAGGAGTACGAGCGCCTGGGCCGCATGATCGGGGACATGCTGTTCCTGGCCAAGGCCGACAACGACCAGCTCACCCTTTCCCGGGAGGCGGTGGACCTGGAAATGGAGGCGAGGGCCCTCATCGAGTTCCATGGCATCGTCGCCGAGGAAAAGGGGGTGGGCCTGCGTCTGGAGGGAGCCGGCTTGGTCAGCGGCGACCGGCTCATGCTGCGGCGGGCCCTGTCCAACCTGTTGTCCAACGGCACCCGTCACTGCCCCGTGGGCGGCGAGGTGGCGATCCGTGTGGGGGGCGGTCCCGGCGAGACGGTCATCGCCGTGGAAAACCCGGGGGCCATTCCGCCGGACCGCCTGCCCCGGTTGTTCGACCGTTTCTATACGGGCGACCCCGCACGGCAGGCCGGCGCTGGCGGTGTGGGCCTGGGTCTGGCCATCGCCCGCTCCATCGTCCAGGTCCATGGCGGCACCCTCACGGCCCATAGCGAGGGGGGCGTCACCCGGTTCGAGATCCGCCTGCCCACCCCGGCTTGA
- a CDS encoding sulfite exporter TauE/SafE family protein, with translation MSTSSLSFMAVLPPLSSRRTRLWMLLVLGVAASLSLPAMDPEWHRLTDTLLGISSLAALAIFFAALACEFMDSSLGMGYGTTLTPLLLMAGYEPLQIVPAILLSELVTGLAAGVLHQHDGNVDFLHDRRARRTTLLLALLSSVGALGAVWLAVSISKFWLGLFITVIILSMGAVILATRKRQIPYHAGGIVAVGALAAFNKGLSGGGYGPLVTAGQVVSGLPSKHAVAVTSVAESLTCLIGLLGYLALGKTIAWGLAIPLMLGALLSVPMATVTVSRTRESSLRGVVGVVTLVLGMVAVAKLFF, from the coding sequence ATGAGCACTTCCAGCCTGTCATTCATGGCCGTGCTTCCTCCTCTGTCCAGTCGTCGTACGCGGCTTTGGATGCTCCTGGTGCTGGGCGTGGCGGCTTCACTCTCCTTGCCTGCCATGGACCCGGAATGGCATCGCCTCACTGACACCCTGCTGGGCATATCCAGCCTGGCAGCCCTGGCCATCTTCTTCGCCGCCCTGGCCTGCGAGTTCATGGATTCCAGCCTGGGCATGGGCTACGGCACCACCCTCACTCCCCTCCTGCTCATGGCGGGCTACGAGCCCCTGCAGATCGTCCCGGCCATCCTGCTGAGCGAACTGGTCACCGGCCTGGCCGCCGGCGTGCTGCACCAGCACGACGGCAACGTGGACTTCCTCCACGACCGCCGCGCCCGGCGCACCACCCTGTTGCTGGCCCTGTTGAGCAGCGTCGGCGCCCTGGGGGCCGTCTGGCTGGCAGTCAGCATCTCCAAGTTCTGGCTGGGCCTGTTCATCACCGTCATCATCCTGTCCATGGGCGCGGTGATCCTGGCCACCCGCAAGCGCCAGATTCCCTACCACGCCGGCGGCATCGTCGCCGTGGGTGCCCTGGCGGCCTTCAACAAGGGCCTGTCCGGCGGCGGTTACGGTCCCCTGGTCACCGCCGGGCAAGTGGTCTCCGGCCTGCCCTCCAAGCACGCCGTGGCGGTCACCTCCGTGGCGGAATCCCTCACCTGCCTGATCGGTTTGCTGGGCTACCTGGCCCTGGGCAAGACCATCGCCTGGGGACTGGCCATTCCTTTGATGCTGGGCGCCCTGCTGTCCGTGCCCATGGCCACGGTGACCGTGAGCCGGACCCGGGAATCCTCCCTGCGGGGCGTGGTGGGCGTCGTCACCCTGGTCCTGGGCATGGTGGCGGTGGCGAAGCTGTTCTTCTGA
- a CDS encoding copper oxidase, which produces MDRRQFLSNAGAAVLGAGLVSKAGAASLPEAPILTDPATQPPLHPMDGRPYNPVVTLNGWTLPWRMKDGVKEFHLVAEPVVRELAPGMKAHLWGYNGSSPGPTIECVEGDRVRIFVTNRLPEHTSIHWHGVLLPNGMDGVGGLTQPQIKPGKTFVYEFEMTKSGTFMYHPHADEMVQMAMGMMGMLIVHPRDPEFMRVDRDFVFLLNAFDIEPGAATPKINTMLDFNLWCWNSRVFPAIDPLVVRQHDRVRVRAGNLTMTNHPLHVHGVDFEVTCTDGGWVKESARWPEVTTDVAVGQMRAIEFDARLAGDWAFHCHKSHHTMNAMGHDVPTMIGVDHRGVVEKIQRLTPDYMVMGERGMADMGEMEMPIPDNTLPMMTGWGQYGPIEMGGMFTVVKVREDQKPGDYSDPGWYPHPQGTVSWEWTGEPMAAERREGPAADAQTLKAVKPAGHHH; this is translated from the coding sequence ATGGACCGCCGACAATTCCTCAGCAATGCCGGGGCCGCCGTATTGGGGGCGGGCCTGGTCTCCAAGGCCGGGGCCGCCAGCCTGCCCGAGGCCCCTATCCTCACCGACCCCGCCACCCAGCCGCCCCTCCACCCCATGGACGGCCGCCCCTACAACCCGGTGGTGACCCTGAACGGCTGGACCCTGCCCTGGCGCATGAAGGATGGAGTCAAGGAGTTCCACCTGGTGGCCGAGCCGGTGGTGCGTGAACTGGCCCCGGGCATGAAGGCCCACCTGTGGGGCTACAACGGCTCGTCTCCGGGCCCCACCATCGAATGCGTGGAAGGGGACCGGGTGCGCATCTTCGTCACCAACCGGCTGCCGGAGCACACCAGCATCCACTGGCACGGCGTCCTGCTGCCCAACGGCATGGACGGCGTGGGGGGGCTCACCCAGCCCCAGATCAAGCCGGGCAAGACCTTCGTCTACGAGTTCGAGATGACCAAGTCCGGCACCTTCATGTACCACCCCCACGCCGACGAGATGGTGCAGATGGCCATGGGCATGATGGGCATGCTCATCGTCCACCCCAGGGACCCGGAATTCATGCGCGTGGACCGGGATTTCGTGTTCCTGCTCAACGCCTTCGACATCGAGCCCGGGGCGGCCACGCCCAAGATCAACACCATGCTGGACTTCAACCTGTGGTGCTGGAACAGCCGCGTCTTCCCCGCCATCGACCCGCTGGTGGTGCGCCAGCACGACCGGGTGCGGGTGCGGGCCGGCAACCTCACCATGACCAACCACCCCCTCCACGTGCATGGCGTGGACTTCGAAGTGACCTGCACCGACGGCGGCTGGGTGAAGGAGTCGGCGCGCTGGCCCGAGGTGACCACCGATGTGGCCGTGGGCCAGATGCGGGCCATCGAGTTCGACGCCCGGCTGGCCGGCGACTGGGCCTTCCACTGCCACAAGTCCCACCACACCATGAACGCCATGGGCCACGACGTGCCCACCATGATCGGCGTGGACCACCGGGGCGTGGTGGAGAAAATCCAGCGCCTGACCCCGGACTACATGGTGATGGGTGAGCGGGGCATGGCCGACATGGGGGAAATGGAGATGCCCATTCCCGACAACACCCTGCCCATGATGACCGGCTGGGGCCAATACGGCCCCATCGAGATGGGGGGCATGTTCACCGTGGTGAAGGTACGGGAGGACCAGAAACCCGGTGACTACAGCGACCCGGGCTGGTACCCCCACCCCCAGGGCACGGTGTCCTGGGAATGGACCGGCGAGCCCATGGCGGCGGAACGCCGGGAAGGCCCCGCCGCCGACGCGCAGACCCTGAAGGCGGTGAAGCCCGCCGGTCATCATCATTGA
- a CDS encoding TolC family protein: MKYPTDHLRTRLACGTRLPAALLGLGLLGGCASFSPDGGLDKVSAITRERMAVAPAPLRTDQDAARVREEVKRLLAGPLDAESAVKIAVLNNRGLQADLAGLGIAEADVVQAGRLRNPTFTFARTSGGGEREYERAFLFDLMGLLTLSTRSDIEGRRFEVIQMRVANATLDLAQNTRQAFFSAVAAQEAAKYQEEAWIAAQAGAELARRMADVGNFSRLRQQREQLFHAESTAELARIRQHAARERERLTRLLGLSGKDRHFTLPERLPDLPAAPLSEKDLVQQAMDSRLDLSMARTEIEGLAKSLGLTRATRFVNVLEASYLNNDATGEPQKRGYEIEVSLPLFDWGQARAAKAEALYTQAMHRVAEMAVNAESEVRDAYGAYRTAHDLARHYQDEIVPLRKRIAEENLLRYNGMLIGVWDLLADARQQVAGVNAAIQARKDFWLAESNLQMALNGSGAASVGMITMSAPASAEAGGGH; the protein is encoded by the coding sequence ATGAAATACCCCACCGACCACCTTCGAACCCGCCTGGCATGCGGGACCCGGCTGCCGGCGGCCCTGCTGGGCCTGGGCCTGCTGGGGGGCTGCGCCTCCTTCAGCCCGGACGGCGGCCTGGACAAAGTGTCAGCCATCACCCGGGAACGCATGGCGGTGGCGCCCGCCCCCCTGCGCACCGACCAGGACGCGGCCCGGGTCAGGGAGGAGGTGAAGCGTCTGCTGGCCGGGCCCCTCGACGCCGAGTCCGCGGTCAAGATCGCCGTGCTCAACAACCGGGGTCTCCAGGCCGACCTGGCCGGCCTGGGCATCGCCGAGGCCGATGTGGTCCAGGCCGGGCGCCTGCGCAATCCAACATTCACCTTCGCCCGCACCTCGGGGGGCGGCGAGCGGGAATACGAACGCGCCTTCCTGTTCGATCTCATGGGCCTGCTCACCCTGTCCACCCGTTCCGACATCGAGGGCCGGCGCTTCGAAGTGATCCAGATGCGGGTGGCCAACGCCACCCTGGACCTGGCCCAGAACACCCGCCAGGCCTTCTTCTCCGCCGTGGCCGCCCAGGAGGCGGCGAAGTACCAGGAAGAGGCCTGGATCGCCGCCCAGGCGGGCGCGGAACTGGCCCGGCGCATGGCCGACGTGGGCAACTTCAGTCGCCTGCGCCAGCAACGTGAACAACTGTTCCACGCCGAGAGCACCGCCGAGCTGGCCCGGATCCGCCAGCACGCGGCCCGGGAACGGGAACGCCTGACCCGGCTGCTGGGGCTCTCGGGCAAGGACCGCCATTTCACCCTGCCCGAGCGCCTCCCCGACCTGCCCGCCGCCCCCCTGTCTGAAAAGGATCTGGTGCAGCAGGCCATGGATAGCCGCCTGGACCTGAGCATGGCCAGGACGGAAATCGAGGGCCTGGCGAAAAGCCTGGGCCTCACCCGCGCCACCCGCTTCGTCAACGTGCTGGAGGCCAGTTACCTGAACAACGATGCCACCGGCGAACCCCAGAAGCGGGGCTACGAGATCGAGGTCTCCCTGCCCCTCTTCGACTGGGGCCAGGCCCGGGCCGCCAAGGCCGAGGCCCTCTATACCCAGGCCATGCACCGGGTGGCGGAGATGGCCGTCAACGCGGAGTCGGAGGTACGCGACGCCTATGGGGCCTACCGCACCGCCCACGACCTGGCGCGCCATTACCAGGACGAGATCGTGCCCCTGCGCAAGCGCATCGCCGAGGAGAACCTGCTGCGCTACAACGGCATGCTCATCGGCGTGTGGGACCTGCTGGCCGACGCCCGCCAGCAGGTGGCCGGCGTCAATGCCGCCATCCAGGCCAGGAAGGACTTCTGGCTGGCGGAAAGCAATCTGCAAATGGCCCTCAACGGCAGCGGCGCGGCCAGCGTCGGCATGATCACCATGAGCGCTCCCGCCTCCGCCGAAGCCGGCGGCGGTCACTGA
- a CDS encoding heavy metal response regulator transcription factor — MKILIVEDEPKTGDYLKQGLGEAGFVADLARDGWEGLELARTGQYDVAVLDVMLPGLDGWQVLEGMRRAGLETPVLFLTARDQVEDRVKGLELGADDYLVKPFAFAELLARVRNLARRGRAALEPTVLKVADLELDLLRRRASRAGQRVDLTAKEFALLELFMRRQGEVLPRSLIASQVWDMNFDSDTNVIDVAVRRLRVKVDEGYAPRLIHTVRGMGYVLEAEGGAGRDETRP, encoded by the coding sequence ATGAAGATCCTCATCGTCGAAGACGAGCCCAAGACCGGCGACTACCTGAAGCAGGGCCTCGGCGAGGCCGGCTTCGTGGCCGATCTTGCCCGGGACGGCTGGGAAGGCCTGGAGCTGGCCCGGACAGGCCAGTACGACGTGGCCGTCCTGGACGTGATGCTGCCCGGCCTGGACGGCTGGCAGGTGCTGGAGGGCATGCGCCGGGCCGGCCTGGAGACGCCCGTGCTGTTCCTCACGGCCCGGGACCAGGTGGAGGACCGGGTGAAGGGCCTGGAGCTGGGGGCCGACGACTATCTGGTGAAGCCCTTCGCCTTCGCCGAGCTGCTGGCCCGGGTGCGCAACCTGGCCCGTCGCGGACGGGCCGCCCTGGAACCCACGGTGCTGAAGGTGGCCGACCTGGAGCTGGACCTGCTGCGCCGCCGCGCCAGTCGCGCCGGGCAGCGGGTGGACCTCACCGCCAAGGAATTCGCCCTGCTGGAGCTCTTCATGCGGCGCCAGGGGGAGGTGCTGCCCCGCTCCCTCATCGCCTCCCAGGTGTGGGACATGAACTTCGACTCCGACACCAATGTCATCGACGTGGCGGTGCGCCGCCTGCGGGTGAAGGTCGACGAGGGGTACGCCCCCCGGCTCATCCACACCGTGCGGGGCATGGGCTACGTGCTGGAGGCGGAAGGCGGCGCGGGGCGGGACGAAACCCGGCCGTGA
- a CDS encoding sigma-54-dependent Fis family transcriptional regulator, with translation MVEGLVLALASPFSAVLANQQRWRALNSEREAAEAERRALLQRLKRPGLGDAIVGAEAGLREVMEAVDQVATSDAPVLILGETGTGKEVVARAVHVHSRRAKGPFLRVNCGAIPPELIDSELFGHERGSFTGATGARRGWFERADGGTLFLDEIGELPAAAQVRLLRVLQDGSFQRVGGESTITVDVRLVAATNRDLRTAVAAGEFREDLWFRIAVFPIPLPPLRERLQDIPALAAHFCLRAAERLGLPPRMPDAQDLTLLAAYPWPGNVRELGSVIERAAILGNGRRLEVARSLGVHPLVGTPATDEIARPAAPPSGLGPSWGQEGGSSLEEANRRYIEQALARCHGRVDGPFGAARLLGVNPNTLRSRMRKLGLEPRRFRTQ, from the coding sequence ATGGTTGAAGGCCTGGTCCTGGCCCTGGCGTCGCCCTTCTCCGCCGTATTGGCCAACCAGCAGCGCTGGCGTGCCCTCAACAGCGAGCGGGAGGCGGCGGAGGCGGAGCGGCGGGCCTTGCTGCAGCGCCTCAAGCGCCCGGGCCTGGGGGACGCCATCGTCGGCGCGGAGGCCGGGCTGCGGGAGGTGATGGAGGCGGTGGACCAGGTGGCGACCTCCGATGCACCGGTCTTGATCCTGGGCGAGACCGGCACCGGCAAGGAGGTGGTGGCCCGGGCCGTGCACGTGCATTCGCGCCGTGCCAAGGGCCCCTTCCTGCGGGTCAATTGCGGCGCCATCCCGCCGGAACTCATCGACTCCGAACTGTTTGGCCATGAACGGGGCAGCTTCACTGGCGCCACCGGTGCCCGCAGGGGCTGGTTCGAGCGGGCCGACGGCGGCACCCTTTTCCTGGACGAGATCGGGGAACTGCCCGCCGCCGCCCAGGTGCGCCTGCTGCGGGTACTCCAGGACGGCAGTTTCCAGCGGGTGGGGGGGGAGTCCACCATTACCGTGGACGTGCGCCTGGTGGCCGCCACCAATCGGGACCTTCGCACCGCCGTGGCGGCGGGAGAATTCCGCGAGGACCTGTGGTTCCGCATCGCCGTGTTCCCTATCCCCCTGCCACCCCTGCGGGAACGGCTCCAGGACATCCCGGCCCTGGCGGCCCACTTCTGCCTGCGGGCCGCCGAGCGCCTGGGACTGCCCCCGCGCATGCCCGACGCCCAGGACCTGACCCTGCTGGCAGCCTATCCCTGGCCGGGCAACGTGCGGGAACTGGGCTCGGTCATCGAGCGGGCCGCCATACTGGGCAACGGCAGACGCCTGGAAGTGGCCCGCTCCCTGGGGGTTCACCCCCTGGTGGGCACGCCTGCCACGGATGAAATCGCCAGGCCGGCGGCCCCGCCCTCCGGCCTGGGCCCTTCCTGGGGCCAGGAGGGTGGGAGCAGCCTGGAAGAGGCCAACCGGCGCTACATCGAACAAGCCCTGGCCCGTTGCCACGGGCGGGTGGACGGTCCCTTCGGCGCCGCGCGCCTGCTGGGGGTGAACCCCAATACCCTGCGCTCAAGGATGCGCAAGCTGGGACTGGAGCCCCGGCGTTTCCGAACACAATAA
- a CDS encoding SHOCT domain-containing protein — MYGFDHFGMGLGGIGMILVWVVPLILLFLVVRPFFGGKGPGQGKTALDTLEERYARGEINREEYLKRRADLED, encoded by the coding sequence ATGTACGGATTCGACCATTTCGGCATGGGGTTGGGCGGCATCGGCATGATCCTGGTCTGGGTCGTGCCGCTCATCCTTCTTTTCCTGGTAGTCCGCCCTTTCTTCGGCGGCAAGGGGCCTGGCCAGGGCAAGACCGCCCTGGACACCCTTGAAGAGCGCTACGCCCGGGGCGAGATTAACCGGGAGGAATACCTGAAGCGCCGGGCCGACCTGGAAGATTGA
- a CDS encoding cytochrome c, translating into MPSWKEVLTDAQIDDVTVYIKSLWSDEIYAVWHDIERRSLEP; encoded by the coding sequence ATGCCTTCCTGGAAGGAGGTGCTCACGGACGCCCAGATCGACGACGTGACCGTCTACATCAAGTCTCTCTGGTCGGACGAAATCTATGCCGTCTGGCACGACATCGAGCGGCGCTCCCTGGAACCCTGA
- a CDS encoding copper-binding protein gives MKRTLTTLILAMALPLGLPALADMSHMSHGTASGHAAMGEMMAEGTVKKVDKAQGKITIQHGPLANLDMPPMTMIFRVQDSALLDRVKPGDNIRFQADKVNGRLTVTHMEAVR, from the coding sequence ATGAAACGCACACTCACTACCCTGATCCTGGCCATGGCCCTGCCCCTGGGCCTGCCCGCCCTGGCCGACATGAGCCACATGAGCCACGGCACCGCCTCCGGCCACGCCGCCATGGGCGAGATGATGGCCGAAGGCACCGTGAAGAAGGTGGACAAGGCCCAGGGCAAGATCACCATCCAGCATGGCCCCCTGGCCAATCTGGACATGCCGCCCATGACCATGATCTTTCGCGTGCAGGACTCCGCCCTGCTCGACCGGGTCAAGCCCGGCGACAACATCCGCTTCCAGGCGGACAAAGTGAATGGACGCCTCACGGTCACCCACATGGAAGCCGTTCGGTGA